The following DNA comes from Mycolicibacterium lutetiense.
ATCCGGGCCAACGAGTACCTGGTGCAGGCCGGCGAGCTCGAGTTGGTGGCCAACCCAGTGCAATTCGACGTCACGGCGCCGAGTACCGGGCCGGCGCCTGGCTTCGCCGAACAAACCGACGACATCCTGGGTGAACTCGGTCTGGACTGGGATCGCATCATCGAACTCAAGACCGTCGGCGCGGTCACGTAGGCCGCCCGCATCATGCCCTTCATCGCACCCGACGGAGCCCGGCTGTCGTGGGCCGCTGCCACTGCAGCCCACGACACGAACGGCCATGCGGTGCACCCGTTCGTCGAGGACCGGCCCAAATATCAACTACCCGAGCAAGTTCTGCGTTATTTGCCTCCGCGACAGATACCGAGTCGGATAGCATCAGGCGCGCGAGGGGCGGTCGCGAGGACAAGTCTGTCCAGCTTCGACGGTGAGTCCGGTGGAGCGCAGAAGATCAGCGAGAAACAGGAGGTGCGTGAGATGCCCGAACGCACCTTTACCTCGCCGGCCGTTGTCGAGCTGCCTGGCACGGGTGCCGCAATGCACGCGAAAGTTAGCGGGGCTCAGTTGAATTCGGTCGAGAGTCGAATCGACAGGTGCCCAACCGGCCGGTTGGCACGTGCAGAGTCCGGGGTTGCGGCATGACCCCGGTGGGCCGGCAGGCCGGACCACATGCAGTAGACCTGTTCGAGCACCGGCGCGGTGAAGCACTTAACATCGGCGCACCGACTGCGGTGTCGGCAGCCACTTTCCTGGAAGGACCACTGGCCAATGGCGGATAAGTGGACGACCGGCATATCGCTACGGGGCCTGTCCGGCCCCATGCAGGCCGTCGGGGCGCTGTTCTCGATGGCGTTGGATGCAGTGCGGTTCGTGTTCGTGCGGCCGTTTCAGTGGCGCGAGTTCCTCGAACAGTGCTGGTTCGTGGCGCGGGTGTCGATGGCGCCGACGCTGTTGGTGGCGATCCCGTTCACCGTGCTGGTGAGCTTCACCCTCAACATCCTCCTTCGCGAGTTGGGCGCGGCCGACCTGTCCGGCGCGGGCGCTGCCTTCGGCGCGGTGACTCAGCTCGGTCCGATGGTCACGGTGCTGATCGTGGCCGGCGCCGGGGCGACGGCGATGTGCGCGGATCTGGGATCCCGCACGATCCGCGAGGAGATCGACGCCATGGAGGTGCTGGGCATCAATCCGATCCAGCGTCTGGTCACCCCCAGAATGCTCGCGTCAGGGCTGGTCGCCTTATTGCTCAACAGCCTGGTTGTGATCATCGGCATCCTGGGTGGCTACGTGTTCTCGGTGTTCATCCAAGATGTGAACCCGGGTGCGTTCGCGGCGGGTATCACGCTGTTGACCGGTGTGCCGGAGGTGATCATCTCGTGCGTCAAGGCCGCGCTGTTCGGTTTCATCGCCGGACTGGTCGCCTGCTACCGCGGATTGACGATCAGCGGCGGTGGCGCCAAGGCGGTGGGTAACGCTGTGAACGAGACAGTCGTGTACGCCTTCATGGCGTTGTTCGTCATCAACGTGGTCGTCACGGCCATCGGCATCC
Coding sequences within:
- a CDS encoding MlaE family ABC transporter permease, translated to MADKWTTGISLRGLSGPMQAVGALFSMALDAVRFVFVRPFQWREFLEQCWFVARVSMAPTLLVAIPFTVLVSFTLNILLRELGAADLSGAGAAFGAVTQLGPMVTVLIVAGAGATAMCADLGSRTIREEIDAMEVLGINPIQRLVTPRMLASGLVALLLNSLVVIIGILGGYVFSVFIQDVNPGAFAAGITLLTGVPEVIISCVKAALFGFIAGLVACYRGLTISGGGAKAVGNAVNETVVYAFMALFVINVVVTAIGIRMTSG